A single region of the Triticum dicoccoides isolate Atlit2015 ecotype Zavitan chromosome 2B, WEW_v2.0, whole genome shotgun sequence genome encodes:
- the LOC119365459 gene encoding plant intracellular Ras-group-related LRR protein 1-like: MRDMAERRSRHGHGHANVVPFGAGAGGGLQHGEHDQEKVKEKKLDMSGLSMDTIPHLTMSLGHITTLDLSNNNLESIPESMIARLLNVVVLDVRSNQLKSLPNSIGCLSKLRVLNVSGNLLQSLPATIEECRALEELNANFNQLTRLPDTLGFELHSLRRLSVNSNKLTSLPFSTSHMTALRALDARLNCIRALPEGLENLVNLEVLNVSQNFHFLRELPYGLGLLTSLRELDISYNSISVLPDSMGCLAKLNKFSAVGNPLVCPPMDIVEQSLDAMRTYLSSRMNGTGVNAKKKKGWLPRMVKYNTFSARMTPGRKSAHDNSEGFSMSDYHSLNGSASPGFLSMLSPRRLFSPRRDSPKHH, translated from the exons ATGAGGGACATGGCAGAGAGGAGATCAAGGCATGGGCACGGGCATGCCAACGTCGTGCCGTTCGGGGCAGGAGCAGGAGGAGGGTTGCAGCACGGAGAGCATGACCAGGAGAAGGTCAAGGAGAAGAAGCTGGACATGAGCGGCCTGTCCATGGACACTATCCCGCACCTCACCATGTCCCTTGGCCACATCACCACCTTGGACCTCTCCAACAACAATCTCGAG AGCATTCCAGAGTCAATGATCGCGCGGCTGCTGAACGTGGTGGTGCTGGACGTGCGCTCCAACCAGCTCAAGTCGCTGCCCAACTCCATCGGCTGCCTCTCCAAGCTCCGGGTCCTCAACGTCTCCGGCAATCTGCTCCAGTCCCTTCCCGCCACCATCGAAGAATGCCG TGCGCTGGAGGAGCTGAACGCCAACTTCAACCAGCTGACGAGGCTGCCGGATACACTGGGCTTCGAGCTCCACAGCCTCCGGAGGCTCTCCGTCAACTCCAACAAGCTCACCAGCCTGCCCTTCTCCACCTCGCACATGACAGCGCTGCGGGCCCTGGACGCGCGCCTCAACTGCATCCGTGCCCTCCCCGAGGGCCTTGAGAACCTCGTCAACCTCGAGGTGCTCAACGTCAGCCAGAACTTCCACTTCCTCAGGGAGCTGCCCTACGGCCTGGGGCTCCTCACCTCGCTCCGGGAGCTTGACATCAGCTACAACTCCATCTCCGTGCTCCCAGACTCCATGGGCTGCCTAGCCAAGCTCAACAAGTTCAGTGCCGTCGGGAACCCGCTTGTCTGCCCCCCTATGGACATCGTTGAGCAGAGCCTTGACGCCATGCGTACCTACCTCAGCTCCAGGATGAACGGCACCGGCGTcaacgccaagaagaagaaggggtggctgcccaggatggTCAAGTACAACACCTTCTCCGCGCGGATGACTCCCGGACGCAAGAGTGCCCACGACAACTCTGAGGGCTTCTCGATGTCAGACTACCACTCGCTCAACGGCTCCGCGTCTCCGGGGTTCCTCTCCATGCTTTCGCCACGACGGCTCTTCTCGCCGCGGAGAGATTCGCCCAAGCATCATTAA